A genome region from Geobacter pickeringii includes the following:
- a CDS encoding Ig-like domain-containing protein produces the protein MKTRSLQTFVILGILALGSSTACYAKDVSLAWDTSTNPNVTGYKIYYQADSATAPLLGTGAVQGASPISVGKITSTAITGLDSSKTHYFAVTAVDTAGKESPYSNEVIAPETIPPTVSVTAPAASATVTGTVNLTANATDNVGVSKVEFYIDNTLVGSDSASPYTISYATTSLTNGAHTLIAKAYDAAGNVGTSASVSITVFNDTTPPTVSVASPVAGSTVGGTVTATVNATDNVGVSSVSFFVDGALQGTDTSAPYTFTWNTASATNGAHTLTAMAYDAAGNSAQSTAVQITVFNDTIAPTVAITAPASSSTVTGSVKVTATATDNVGVSKVEFYINGALRASAIASPYTYTWDTTKEVNGTSAVMVKAYDAAGNVSSQSASVTVSNVKIARKKGDVNNDGVVNVADAIMLLKQVTSGAPLTTDMATYGDVAPLDSTGKPVGDGKVDISDVILVLRYAVGLVSW, from the coding sequence ATGAAAACCAGATCGCTGCAAACTTTCGTAATCCTCGGGATCTTGGCCCTGGGATCGTCGACTGCCTGTTACGCCAAGGACGTCTCCCTTGCCTGGGACACAAGCACCAACCCCAATGTCACCGGCTACAAAATTTACTACCAGGCCGACTCCGCAACGGCTCCCCTTCTCGGCACGGGAGCGGTACAGGGGGCATCTCCCATCAGTGTCGGGAAAATCACTTCGACTGCCATCACTGGCCTCGATTCCAGCAAGACTCACTACTTTGCCGTAACGGCAGTTGACACGGCGGGGAAAGAAAGCCCCTATTCAAACGAGGTCATTGCCCCCGAAACTATCCCACCCACCGTTTCCGTTACCGCACCAGCGGCAAGTGCCACCGTAACCGGCACGGTAAATCTGACGGCCAACGCAACGGACAATGTCGGCGTCAGCAAGGTTGAATTCTACATTGACAACACCCTGGTCGGCAGTGACTCGGCATCGCCCTATACCATCAGCTATGCCACCACGTCCCTGACGAACGGTGCACATACCCTGATCGCAAAAGCATATGATGCCGCCGGCAACGTCGGCACCTCGGCCTCGGTATCGATTACGGTATTCAACGACACTACCCCGCCGACCGTCTCCGTCGCCTCACCAGTTGCCGGGAGCACGGTGGGAGGCACCGTCACCGCCACGGTGAACGCCACGGACAACGTTGGAGTAAGCTCGGTTTCATTCTTCGTTGATGGCGCACTTCAAGGCACCGACACTAGCGCGCCCTACACCTTCACCTGGAATACCGCCAGTGCAACCAACGGTGCCCATACCTTGACAGCCATGGCATACGATGCCGCCGGAAACTCGGCTCAATCCACGGCGGTGCAGATCACGGTCTTCAACGACACCATCGCTCCGACCGTTGCCATCACGGCACCCGCAAGCAGCTCAACGGTCACCGGCTCCGTGAAGGTAACGGCCACGGCAACCGACAACGTCGGGGTCAGCAAAGTCGAGTTCTACATCAATGGCGCCCTCAGGGCGTCCGCCATCGCCTCGCCGTACACCTACACCTGGGACACCACGAAAGAAGTCAACGGCACCAGCGCGGTCATGGTCAAAGCCTATGATGCGGCAGGCAACGTTAGTTCACAATCGGCTTCCGTCACCGTGAGCAACGTGAAGATCGCAAGAAAAAAGGGTGATGTGAATAACGACGGAGTGGTCAATGTCGCCGACGCGATCATGCTTCTCAAGCAGGTAACCTCGGGTGCTCCGCTGACTACGGACATGGCAACGTACGGCGATGTCGCACCGCTGGACTCGACCGGCAAACCGGTTGGGGATGGGAAGGTGGATATATCTGATGTGATTCTGGTGTTGAGGTACGCCGTTGGACTCGTCAGCTGGTAG
- the nadE gene encoding NAD(+) synthase — protein MEFLPEVLRINAENETERICASVRRDLAHRLKRRGVVVGLSGGIDSSVTAALTARALGKERVLGLLMPERHSAEETLRLSGDVAECLGIGTEHEDITGVLEAIGFYRRYDSAVQRVIPAYGAGWRSKIVASSGEGYTLFSLVARSPDESEVRVRLPLGPYLEIVAASNFKQRVRKTLEYYHADRLHYAVAGTPNRLEYDQGFFVKQGDGSADLKPIAHLYKSQVYQLAEYLGIPEEIRRRRPTTDTYSLEQGQDEFYFSVGYEKMDLCLYGRNNGISPEAVAAAAGMTPDHVRRVYDDIATKRATTRYLHLPTLLVEEVTELA, from the coding sequence ATGGAATTTTTACCCGAAGTCCTGCGGATCAATGCGGAGAATGAAACCGAACGGATCTGCGCTTCCGTGCGCCGTGATCTCGCACATCGGCTCAAGCGGCGGGGGGTGGTGGTTGGTCTTTCGGGAGGGATCGACAGCAGCGTCACGGCGGCGCTCACCGCCAGAGCACTTGGGAAGGAGCGGGTTCTCGGCCTGCTGATGCCGGAGCGCCACTCGGCCGAGGAAACCCTCCGACTGAGTGGCGACGTGGCAGAGTGTCTCGGTATCGGTACCGAACATGAGGATATCACCGGCGTGCTTGAGGCGATTGGTTTCTATCGCCGGTACGACAGCGCCGTCCAGAGGGTAATCCCGGCGTACGGTGCCGGATGGCGGTCGAAGATCGTGGCTTCCAGCGGGGAAGGCTATACGCTTTTTTCTCTGGTAGCACGCAGTCCCGACGAGAGCGAAGTCCGGGTTCGGCTTCCGCTGGGCCCTTATCTGGAAATCGTCGCAGCCAGCAACTTCAAGCAGAGGGTCAGGAAAACGCTGGAATACTACCATGCCGACCGCCTCCATTACGCGGTGGCGGGGACCCCCAACCGCCTGGAGTACGATCAGGGGTTCTTCGTGAAACAGGGAGACGGCAGTGCCGATCTCAAGCCGATCGCCCACTTGTACAAGAGCCAGGTGTACCAGCTTGCCGAATATCTCGGGATTCCCGAGGAGATCCGGCGGCGCCGGCCGACGACCGATACCTACTCGCTGGAACAGGGGCAGGATGAATTCTACTTCTCTGTCGGCTACGAGAAGATGGATCTTTGCCTCTACGGCAGGAACAACGGAATTTCTCCCGAAGCAGTGGCTGCCGCGGCCGGCATGACTCCTGATCATGTGCGGCGGGTCTACGACGATATCGCAACCAAGCGGGCAACGACCAGGTATCTCCACCTGCCGACGCTTCTGGTGGAGGAGGTAACCGAGCTGGCGTGA
- a CDS encoding glycosyltransferase family 2 protein, whose product MKFSIVILYFNRSDNLNNLLKHLGRISAHDVEIIVVDNNSEVDLQVRITSDYGNVKYLRLDNNAGAVGRNRGIAMASGEIVICLDDDILGISDEDLTVLEREFCRNNLAGVCFKVIDPYSNEIMNWCHHYDKMKYSDISFNTNEISEGAVAIRKSVLNEVGLYPESFFISHEGPDLACRVINKGYSIIYSPNIVVKHFHSDIGRATWRRYYYDTRNVVWLSVRNYPFWYGLKKIFLGVLPMLIYSIRDGYVKYWVKGVVDAILGLGSAIRERNVLTSSALKAIKDIEKNRINFFELVKVRLFRKNIKI is encoded by the coding sequence TTGAAGTTTTCGATAGTAATATTATATTTCAATAGAAGTGACAACTTAAACAATTTGCTGAAGCATTTGGGCCGTATTAGCGCACATGACGTTGAAATTATTGTAGTTGATAATAATTCTGAAGTAGATTTGCAAGTCAGGATAACTTCAGATTATGGCAATGTTAAGTACTTGAGATTGGATAATAATGCTGGTGCGGTCGGACGCAATCGCGGAATTGCGATGGCAAGTGGAGAGATTGTGATATGTCTTGATGACGATATTTTGGGCATATCAGATGAAGACTTGACCGTGTTAGAGCGGGAATTTTGTAGAAATAATCTTGCAGGTGTATGTTTTAAAGTAATTGATCCTTATAGCAATGAAATAATGAACTGGTGTCATCATTATGATAAAATGAAGTACTCAGATATCAGTTTTAATACCAACGAAATATCTGAAGGAGCAGTTGCAATTCGCAAATCAGTATTGAATGAAGTTGGTTTATACCCTGAAAGTTTTTTTATCAGTCACGAAGGTCCAGATCTCGCCTGCAGAGTTATTAATAAAGGTTACAGTATTATTTATTCGCCAAATATAGTAGTAAAACATTTCCATTCAGATATAGGAAGGGCAACATGGAGAAGATATTACTATGACACTCGAAACGTTGTCTGGTTAAGTGTGCGTAATTATCCTTTTTGGTATGGACTGAAGAAAATTTTTTTGGGCGTATTGCCAATGCTCATATATTCAATTAGAGACGGATATGTTAAGTATTGGGTCAAAGGTGTAGTTGACGCGATACTAGGACTGGGATCCGCCATAAGGGAGCGTAACGTTCTTACAAGCAGTGCTTTAAAAGCAATAAAGGATATAGAAAAGAATAGAATTAATTTTTTTGAATTGGTTAAAGTTAGATTATTTAGAAAAAATATTAAGATATGA
- a CDS encoding glycosyltransferase family 4 protein, with product MSTDKRVNKKKILIVVRWPVGGIRNFLNYLLRNFDVNNWQFTIIAPELDEMKVLLKDLNDIDLIYCGTEKKPNQTKFFIKIAKLILSNNYDIVHSQGFTAAISAAFPAYVKSLPHVITLHDITNNKQFVGKKGIISKMIANATLFSASKIHSVSADAHNNLLEHFPKLKKSMSKCVIIPNGIDVKRFTKSDRRDFSEELDLGEDSYFIGFFGRFMSPKGFAYLVDAMEILHRHGGLNKIPVVLAFGGGGYIREETEVIMRKGLSDYFRFMPFTPDISAAINGVDVVVMPSLWEACPLVAMETLVCGVPLIGTNCLGLREVLDGTPAKMVDMANASALAQAIKEEIITNTKHLSESYVPEAVSRFDMVKMYNNIYKLYQEVMIR from the coding sequence ATGAGCACCGACAAACGGGTGAACAAAAAAAAGATATTGATAGTTGTTCGCTGGCCGGTCGGTGGAATCAGAAACTTTTTAAATTACTTGCTGAGAAATTTCGATGTTAATAATTGGCAATTTACTATTATAGCTCCAGAACTAGATGAAATGAAGGTTTTGCTTAAGGATTTGAATGATATAGATCTGATATACTGTGGGACAGAAAAAAAACCAAATCAGACAAAATTTTTTATTAAAATTGCAAAATTGATACTATCAAATAATTATGACATAGTCCATTCGCAAGGATTTACTGCAGCAATAAGTGCTGCATTTCCAGCATACGTAAAATCATTGCCACATGTTATTACGTTGCACGATATAACTAATAATAAACAGTTTGTAGGAAAAAAGGGCATTATTTCAAAAATGATTGCTAATGCAACGTTATTCTCAGCAAGCAAGATACATTCAGTAAGTGCAGATGCTCATAATAACCTTTTAGAGCATTTCCCCAAGCTAAAGAAAAGCATGAGCAAATGTGTGATCATACCTAATGGTATTGATGTTAAAAGATTTACCAAATCAGATCGAAGAGATTTTAGCGAAGAGCTCGATTTGGGAGAGGATTCTTATTTTATAGGATTCTTTGGGAGGTTCATGTCTCCCAAGGGGTTCGCGTATTTGGTCGATGCCATGGAGATACTCCACCGCCATGGTGGCCTGAATAAGATTCCGGTAGTGCTCGCATTTGGTGGTGGTGGGTATATTCGAGAAGAAACGGAAGTAATAATGCGGAAAGGTCTAAGCGATTATTTCCGTTTTATGCCGTTCACTCCCGATATTTCTGCTGCAATCAATGGTGTGGATGTGGTGGTAATGCCTTCACTTTGGGAAGCGTGTCCTCTTGTCGCAATGGAAACATTGGTCTGCGGGGTACCGCTCATTGGAACCAACTGCCTTGGGTTGAGAGAGGTGCTGGATGGCACACCGGCAAAAATGGTGGATATGGCTAATGCAAGTGCTTTGGCTCAGGCAATAAAGGAAGAAATTATTACCAATACTAAGCATTTATCAGAATCATATGTGCCAGAGGCAGTGAGCAGGTTTGATATGGTTAAGATGTACAACAATATTTATAAATTATACCAGGAAGTGATGATACGTTGA
- the asnB gene encoding asparagine synthase (glutamine-hydrolyzing), with protein MCGIAGVYDMSSGTPPSVEILVRMISVLGHRGPDATGLYLDDQVGLGHARLSIIGIKGGDQPLCNEDGTLWITYNGEIFNYLELRQELLENNHRFATDTDTEVLLHLYEEMGPALLERINGQFSFAIWDTVKQELFIARDRVGIRPLYYTRTGTSLLFASEIKALFIDPAVPRRIDPVALSQVFTLWSTLAPRTIFTGVLELPAGHYMVVRDDAVTMRRYWHVPLAKCDALPAMSHGEALEELRGLLTDAVKIRLRADVPVGAYLSGGLDSSILTSLVVRNFNNALKTFSIGFQERPYDESQYQSELASYLGAGHRKLAVSNDAIRVCFPDVIYHCETPLLRTSPAPLLLLAGLVRSEGFKVVLTGEGADEIFGGYNIFKEAKVRGFWGRQPGSRLRPRLLERLYPYIFTNPTRGRAFLQQFFAVRPEDLGDPFFSHRIRWENGRRNLLFFSDDFRAAGEGHDPCEELVKRLPETFFRTDLLGRAQYLEMEVFLANYLLSSQGDRVGMAHSIEQRHPFLDYRLVEFAFALPSHWKISGLNEKAILKRAFGTIIPPQIAQRPKQPYRAPIREVFFAGGARDDYVADLLSEHSIRKHGYFNPERVGHLVTKFRRGGDVIPNEWQNMALVGILSTQLLHDRFIAGARGDARSPRRPDRFICRQS; from the coding sequence ATGTGCGGCATTGCGGGCGTCTATGATATGTCCTCAGGGACCCCACCATCGGTGGAAATTCTGGTGCGGATGATCTCTGTCCTCGGCCACCGGGGACCGGACGCAACCGGCCTGTATCTCGACGATCAGGTGGGTCTTGGCCATGCGCGTCTCAGCATCATCGGGATCAAGGGGGGAGACCAGCCCCTCTGCAATGAAGATGGAACACTCTGGATTACCTATAATGGAGAAATTTTTAATTATCTGGAGCTCAGGCAGGAGCTTCTTGAGAATAATCATCGTTTTGCCACCGATACCGATACCGAGGTGCTGCTCCATCTGTATGAGGAGATGGGGCCGGCGCTCCTGGAGAGGATAAACGGCCAGTTTTCCTTTGCCATCTGGGACACGGTTAAGCAGGAACTGTTCATTGCCCGCGATCGCGTCGGAATTCGGCCGCTCTACTACACCCGCACCGGTACTTCGCTCCTGTTTGCTTCCGAAATCAAAGCGCTTTTCATTGACCCCGCAGTTCCCCGCAGGATCGACCCCGTCGCGCTCAGCCAGGTTTTCACGCTCTGGTCGACGCTTGCGCCCCGCACCATCTTCACAGGTGTCCTAGAGTTGCCGGCCGGTCATTATATGGTAGTCAGGGACGACGCTGTCACGATGAGACGCTATTGGCACGTGCCTCTTGCCAAGTGTGATGCGCTGCCCGCGATGTCGCACGGGGAGGCCCTCGAAGAGTTGCGCGGGCTTCTGACCGATGCCGTGAAGATCAGGTTGCGAGCCGATGTCCCCGTCGGCGCCTATCTGAGCGGCGGCCTCGATTCGTCGATCCTGACGTCACTGGTCGTGCGCAATTTTAACAATGCGCTGAAGACTTTTTCCATAGGCTTTCAGGAGCGCCCCTACGATGAAAGCCAGTACCAGTCTGAACTTGCGTCGTATCTGGGGGCGGGACACCGAAAGCTCGCCGTATCCAATGATGCGATACGTGTCTGTTTTCCCGATGTCATCTACCACTGCGAAACGCCATTGCTGCGAACCTCACCTGCACCGTTGCTGCTGCTGGCGGGGCTGGTGAGAAGCGAGGGGTTCAAGGTCGTTCTCACGGGCGAGGGGGCCGACGAGATCTTCGGCGGGTACAACATCTTCAAGGAAGCCAAGGTCCGGGGGTTCTGGGGGCGCCAACCGGGTTCCCGGCTGCGGCCGCGACTGCTGGAGCGCCTCTATCCCTACATCTTCACCAATCCGACTCGCGGGAGGGCGTTTTTGCAGCAGTTTTTTGCCGTCAGGCCCGAGGATCTGGGCGATCCGTTTTTCTCTCACCGAATCCGGTGGGAGAACGGGCGCCGGAATCTACTGTTTTTTTCCGATGATTTCCGTGCCGCGGGCGAGGGGCATGATCCGTGCGAAGAGCTGGTCAAGCGGCTTCCCGAGACCTTTTTCAGGACCGATCTCCTCGGTCGGGCGCAATACCTGGAAATGGAGGTATTCCTGGCCAACTACCTCCTGTCGTCCCAGGGGGACCGGGTGGGGATGGCGCACTCAATAGAACAGCGTCACCCGTTTCTGGACTATCGGCTCGTCGAGTTTGCCTTTGCTCTTCCCTCCCACTGGAAAATCAGCGGACTGAACGAAAAGGCGATCCTGAAGCGGGCGTTCGGTACCATCATCCCGCCACAGATTGCTCAGCGTCCGAAACAGCCGTATCGGGCGCCGATCCGGGAGGTCTTCTTCGCCGGTGGAGCCAGGGACGACTACGTCGCGGATCTGCTGTCGGAACATTCGATACGGAAACACGGCTACTTCAATCCCGAGCGGGTGGGGCATCTCGTTACGAAGTTCAGACGGGGAGGGGATGTCATCCCCAATGAATGGCAGAACATGGCACTGGTGGGAATCCTCTCCACGCAGCTTCTCCACGACCGGTTCATCGCAGGTGCTCGCGGAGATGCGCGCTCCCCGAGGCGCCCCGACCGTTTCATCTGCCGTCAAAGCTAG
- a CDS encoding glycosyltransferase: MLDNEVLLSIIVTVYNRECFLNRCLDSILMQFNDNVEGVEVIVVDDGSTDNSKEIIKQYEYKFSKNITTLFKNNGGVSDARNYGLNIANGKYVWFIDSDDYITKNCVHNILSMLDHSNVDYFYFNANIVNSDGDIIGRFEHGMKASSCQVFEFSYSDIKRNFSKHMVWLRIYKRSFIGQLRFPVGVTHEDIYFDLMLLGLKPHIHYIDDYYYYHYFDNPISITNTMNVEKFRHVLKIYSYIIEEFESNVKLNNNLTDCKLIALDGIFNRMLYLTTVKHQTVEERIIFNEYARNIINIYNTLGVYNTPQLFGVNKYVYVLICNNFIKIAYFIIKMTNFIKNIIERKK, translated from the coding sequence ATGTTAGATAATGAGGTTTTGTTAAGTATTATTGTTACAGTATACAATAGAGAGTGTTTTCTGAATAGATGTTTGGATAGTATCTTGATGCAGTTTAATGACAATGTTGAAGGCGTAGAGGTTATTGTTGTTGATGATGGTAGTACTGATAATAGTAAAGAGATAATAAAACAATATGAATATAAATTTTCTAAAAATATTACAACATTGTTTAAGAATAATGGCGGAGTGTCTGATGCTAGAAATTATGGATTAAATATTGCGAACGGTAAATATGTATGGTTTATTGATAGTGATGATTATATAACCAAAAACTGTGTACATAATATATTGAGTATGCTCGACCATAGTAATGTCGATTACTTTTATTTTAATGCTAATATTGTAAATTCAGATGGAGATATTATTGGTAGATTTGAACATGGTATGAAAGCAAGTAGTTGTCAAGTATTCGAGTTTAGCTACTCGGATATTAAACGTAACTTCTCTAAGCATATGGTTTGGTTGAGAATTTATAAGCGCAGCTTTATTGGACAACTTAGGTTTCCTGTTGGTGTTACTCATGAAGATATATATTTTGACTTGATGTTGCTTGGACTAAAACCGCATATTCATTATATTGATGACTATTATTATTATCACTATTTCGATAACCCAATTTCAATAACAAATACAATGAATGTAGAAAAATTTAGACATGTGTTAAAGATATATAGCTATATTATTGAAGAGTTTGAGTCCAACGTAAAATTAAACAATAATTTAACAGATTGTAAGTTAATAGCTTTAGATGGAATATTTAATAGAATGTTATATTTAACAACTGTAAAACATCAAACAGTTGAAGAAAGAATTATATTTAACGAATATGCACGAAATATTATTAATATATATAATACATTAGGCGTATATAACACTCCACAACTTTTTGGAGTTAATAAGTATGTGTATGTGCTTATATGTAATAATTTTATCAAAATAGCATATTTTATAATTAAAATGACAAATTTTATTAAAAATATTATAGAGCGTAAAAAATAG
- a CDS encoding glycosyltransferase yields the protein MLITVIMPCYNRERYLALAINSVLCQTWPMVELIVVDDGCTDGSRSILESYGSRIRLLEHPGRVNRGQSAAINLGLRHATGEYIAILDSDDLFAPEKIEKQMRFLECHQDVGLVYSNGKAIDADGKELYFIYKRDHQPPSGPADVLENCCVNLPSNALVRRAVFERAGFFDEHLRTAQDHDMVIRITEVATVGYLDEVLWFYRRHDASISSTKALERWQNGFRILDAARRRYPYPARTLKRRLAVLNFRLGQCYLEQRAYFRAVYHFIRAGMLDPSRSARVIRGREAVSGPH from the coding sequence ATGTTAATAACGGTAATAATGCCATGTTATAATAGAGAACGATATCTTGCTCTAGCTATCAATAGTGTCCTGTGTCAGACCTGGCCGATGGTCGAACTGATTGTGGTCGATGATGGATGCACCGACGGTTCCCGTTCGATTCTGGAGTCATACGGTTCACGCATCAGGCTTCTTGAACACCCCGGCAGGGTTAACCGTGGGCAGTCCGCCGCCATAAATCTTGGCCTCCGCCACGCGACGGGCGAATACATCGCCATTCTGGACAGTGATGACTTGTTTGCGCCGGAAAAGATTGAAAAGCAGATGCGATTTCTGGAGTGCCATCAGGATGTCGGCCTAGTTTACAGCAATGGGAAAGCCATCGATGCCGATGGCAAGGAACTGTATTTCATCTACAAGAGGGATCATCAACCCCCGTCAGGTCCCGCCGATGTCTTGGAAAACTGCTGCGTTAATTTGCCGTCCAACGCGCTCGTCAGGCGTGCCGTGTTCGAGAGAGCAGGTTTCTTTGACGAACATTTGCGAACGGCACAGGACCACGATATGGTCATCCGCATAACCGAAGTTGCGACGGTCGGTTATCTTGACGAGGTGCTCTGGTTCTACAGGCGCCATGACGCCAGTATCAGCAGTACAAAGGCGTTGGAGCGCTGGCAGAACGGCTTCCGGATTCTCGATGCGGCCCGTCGCCGTTACCCCTATCCGGCAAGGACGCTCAAGCGGAGATTGGCAGTTCTGAACTTTCGCCTCGGGCAATGTTATCTCGAACAGCGTGCATACTTCCGGGCCGTTTATCATTTCATCCGGGCGGGCATGCTTGATCCATCACGGTCGGCACGAGTAATTCGAGGGCGTGAAGCGGTATCGGGACCCCATTAG
- the asnB gene encoding asparagine synthase (glutamine-hydrolyzing), which translates to MCGIAGITYSNSGRPVDAALVERMCEVIHHRGPDEWGMWCDGSVGIGMKRLRIIDLAGGSQPMSNERRTVWIVFNGEIYNYLELRSDLEKRGYRFRTSSDTESILYAYEEFGEECVQHLRGMFAFAIWDCAQRKLFLARDRVGKKPLHYLADSDKLIFGSEIKSILQHPEVTAEVHRPGIVNYLAYGYSPDPDTLFKGIEKLPPGHTLTWHNGTISLRRYWQLRFQPDFSKSEEDFLRETEELLSEAIKIRLMSEVPLGAFLSGGIDSSLVVAMMARQMAEPVKTFSIGFDEQKYNELPYARLVAQRYGTDHHEEIVRPDAEEVIPRLIELFDEPFADSSAIPTYYVSRLARRHVTVILSGDGGDEIFGGYDRYLDSTLSGYTDHIPAFARRMVLGNLPRLLPEWFPGINTLRYLSLDADERYIYKGSKGISWLHGQVFSRDLREEAAGGDPSSAVQAYLKEASACDSVTRRQYIDTMTYLPGDILTKVDRTSMLVSLEARAPLLDHRLVEYAATIPSHFKINGRTTKYLLKKLARKFLPEELIDRPKMGFAMPVATWINRDWREMSHELVLGERALKRGNFNGDYLKRVVNEHRQGRRDHSYIIWTLMVLEMWYRKFIDA; encoded by the coding sequence ATGTGTGGAATAGCAGGCATTACATACAGCAATTCCGGGCGTCCGGTTGATGCCGCGCTGGTGGAGCGGATGTGCGAGGTTATCCATCACCGGGGCCCGGACGAATGGGGGATGTGGTGTGACGGGTCTGTCGGCATCGGGATGAAGCGTCTGCGGATTATCGATCTTGCGGGCGGCAGCCAGCCCATGTCCAACGAACGCAGGACTGTCTGGATCGTTTTCAATGGTGAAATCTACAACTATCTCGAACTGCGGAGCGATCTCGAGAAGCGGGGTTATCGATTCCGCACCAGCTCCGATACCGAATCGATTCTGTATGCCTATGAAGAATTCGGTGAAGAGTGCGTCCAGCATCTGCGGGGGATGTTCGCGTTCGCCATTTGGGATTGTGCCCAGAGAAAATTGTTTCTGGCGCGGGACAGGGTAGGGAAGAAACCGCTTCATTATCTTGCCGACAGTGACAAGCTCATATTCGGCTCAGAGATCAAGTCGATCCTCCAGCATCCTGAGGTGACGGCCGAAGTCCACCGCCCCGGCATTGTAAATTATCTCGCCTATGGCTACTCGCCCGATCCCGATACGCTGTTCAAGGGGATAGAAAAGCTCCCCCCCGGTCATACCCTCACGTGGCACAACGGCACAATCTCTCTCCGGCGGTACTGGCAGCTTCGGTTTCAGCCGGATTTCAGCAAGTCGGAGGAGGACTTTCTTCGGGAAACCGAAGAGTTGCTGTCGGAAGCGATCAAGATCCGACTGATGAGTGAGGTGCCCCTCGGTGCATTTCTGAGCGGTGGCATCGATTCAAGTCTGGTCGTGGCGATGATGGCACGACAGATGGCGGAACCGGTCAAAACGTTTTCCATCGGCTTTGATGAGCAAAAGTACAACGAACTTCCGTATGCGCGTCTGGTGGCGCAACGGTACGGCACCGACCACCATGAGGAGATTGTCCGGCCTGATGCGGAAGAGGTCATTCCGCGACTGATCGAGCTCTTCGATGAACCGTTTGCGGACTCCTCAGCCATTCCGACCTATTACGTGTCGCGGCTTGCCCGGCGCCATGTGACCGTCATCCTGTCAGGGGACGGCGGCGACGAGATCTTTGGCGGCTACGACCGCTATCTCGACAGTACGCTGAGCGGATACACGGATCATATCCCGGCTTTTGCCCGACGCATGGTCCTCGGCAATCTCCCGCGCCTGCTCCCGGAATGGTTCCCCGGTATCAACACGTTGCGCTATCTCTCCCTGGATGCCGACGAGCGCTATATCTACAAGGGGAGCAAAGGAATTTCCTGGCTGCATGGGCAGGTTTTCAGCCGGGATTTAAGAGAGGAAGCCGCCGGCGGCGACCCTTCATCTGCGGTCCAGGCATATCTGAAAGAGGCTTCAGCCTGTGATTCCGTAACCCGGCGTCAATACATCGATACCATGACGTATCTGCCCGGAGACATTCTCACCAAGGTTGACCGTACCAGCATGCTCGTGTCGCTGGAGGCGCGGGCGCCGCTGCTCGACCACCGCCTGGTCGAATACGCGGCCACCATTCCGTCGCACTTCAAGATAAACGGAAGGACGACCAAGTATCTGCTGAAAAAGCTGGCCCGAAAGTTCTTGCCGGAAGAGCTCATCGACCGCCCCAAGATGGGGTTCGCCATGCCGGTTGCCACATGGATCAACCGGGATTGGCGCGAGATGAGTCACGAGCTTGTTTTGGGAGAGCGGGCGCTGAAAAGGGGCAACTTCAACGGTGACTATTTGAAGCGCGTGGTAAACGAGCATCGCCAGGGAAGACGAGATCATAGCTATATCATCTGGACATTGATGGTATTGGAAATGTGGTACAGGAAATTTATCGATGCCTGA